A window from Fuerstiella sp. encodes these proteins:
- a CDS encoding CoA pyrophosphatase: protein MIVAEGADGLDVCFIRRAERQSDPWSGHVSFPGGRAEVGDRTAYEVAERETREEIGLSLNASHRIGTLPMMQKIRRGLTLFSFVYFAEHSMRTQAVVGNPEEVACVFWVPLRHLFDPLAVTEVEYSHEGNQKDLPGIRFDDHVIWGLTLQLLHSFARLMHQPFPACES from the coding sequence ATGATTGTTGCTGAAGGTGCCGATGGTCTGGACGTCTGCTTTATTCGCCGCGCAGAGAGACAGAGCGATCCCTGGTCCGGTCATGTTTCGTTTCCTGGCGGACGTGCTGAGGTCGGTGACAGGACTGCATACGAGGTTGCCGAGCGTGAAACACGTGAAGAAATCGGTCTTTCTCTAAATGCCTCACACCGTATTGGAACTCTGCCGATGATGCAGAAGATACGCCGTGGTCTGACACTTTTTTCATTTGTCTATTTCGCAGAGCACTCCATGCGGACACAGGCTGTCGTCGGAAATCCGGAGGAAGTTGCCTGTGTGTTCTGGGTTCCGCTCAGACATCTGTTTGACCCGCTTGCTGTGACCGAAGTTGAATATTCACATGAGGGAAATCAGAAAGATTTACCAGGCATTCGGTTTGATGATCACGTGATTTGGGGTCTGACGCTGCAGTTACTTCACAGTTTTGCACGGCTGATGCACCAGCCGTTTCCGGCCTGCGAATCATGA
- a CDS encoding HAD family phosphatase, whose product MNHPVAASDVPVSIKAVVFDMDGLMLNTEDVFELAGQELLVRRGKQMTDRIRRRMIGRRPAEAFAALTELTGITEPVEHLMHETREIFAEFAKVHLACMPGLFDLLDAIEDRQLLLAVATSSPRDHMESLLSQFDLLKRFHTTLTSEDVIRGKPDPEIYLSAAERLNVEPSSMLVLEDSEAGTRAAVAAGAFVVAVPNRHTAFGDFSKASMRINSLGSSELHLLIAQTVVQPNDDSRRLDSKN is encoded by the coding sequence ATGAATCATCCAGTTGCTGCTTCCGACGTTCCGGTGTCCATCAAAGCTGTGGTCTTTGATATGGACGGGCTGATGCTGAATACGGAAGACGTTTTTGAGCTGGCCGGTCAGGAGCTTCTGGTACGTCGCGGAAAACAAATGACTGACCGGATTCGCCGTCGCATGATCGGTCGACGCCCGGCTGAAGCATTCGCGGCACTGACGGAACTCACGGGAATTACCGAACCTGTTGAACACCTGATGCACGAAACCCGAGAGATTTTTGCAGAATTTGCGAAGGTGCATCTGGCCTGTATGCCTGGACTTTTTGATTTACTGGACGCGATTGAGGATCGTCAGCTGCTTCTGGCAGTGGCGACGTCGTCGCCTCGTGACCATATGGAATCATTGCTGTCGCAGTTTGACCTTCTGAAGCGTTTCCACACAACTCTGACGTCGGAAGACGTGATTCGGGGAAAGCCTGATCCGGAGATTTATCTCAGTGCCGCTGAACGTCTGAATGTTGAACCGTCGTCCATGCTGGTGCTGGAAGACAGCGAAGCAGGAACCCGAGCCGCAGTAGCTGCCGGTGCGTTTGTTGTGGCGGTTCCGAATCGACACACGGCATTCGGTGATTTCAGTAAGGCGTCGATGCGAATCAACAGTTTGGGCAGTTCGGAACTGCATTTATTGATTGCCCAAACCGTTGTACAGCCGAATGATGATTCCCGGAGGCTCGATTCGAAAAATTGA